TTGTTTATACCCAAAGGATATGACTCTGGATATAACAAATATTTGGTTAATAAAGAGGATGATTTTTTAAATTGGAAATGGATAGGGATAGCCGATGCAGTGTCTCAAAATTTAGGATTTGATTCCGTATCTGCTGCAAAAAAAGAATATGGAGAATATTTTGAAGATGAAATATCAAATTTTGCAATAGCTAATGCTGACCGAATTTTTCAATTAGTTGCTATCGGCGGAGGGGCTGCAATAAAACGTAGAGAAACGATAAATGAATCTAAAAAAGAACGTGATAAAGTTTTTGTTCATCCGAATGAAGATGTCCCTGATTTCTATATAGCTAATGGCAGGCAACTGGTTTTTTATGATAAACGTTTAGTAGAGATTGATAATGAACGTGTCCCAGCAGAACTAATTACTGATGTGTGGACTGATATTTCATGGAATGGAATAGCTAACGAAGGCGGTGTAGATTTTAAAAATGGAAAAAAACCAGAAGCATTGCTAAAACGTGTCTTGGAGATGGCGACAAATAAAGGCGATCTCATCTTAGATTCTTTCGCCGGCAGCGGCACCACCGGTGCAGTTGCCCATAAAATGGGGCGGCGTTGGATTATGGTGGAGCTGGGCGAGCATTGCCATACCCACATTATTCCGCGCCTGCAAAAAGTCATCGATGGCGAAGACCAAGGCGGCATTTCCAAAGCGGTGAACTGGCAAGGGGAGGCGGATTCCGCTATTTCCGCCTTGCGCCGACATTGATTGTCAACGACAAATGGGGCAATCAAATCATCAATCCCGACTACAACCCTGAAATGCTGGCGGAAGCCTTAGCGAAGCTGGAGGGATTTACCTATATGCCGTCTGAAAACCTTTGGTGGCAGCACGGTTATTCCAGCGAAAACGATTTTATCTACGTTACCACCCAAAGCTTATCTGTTGAGCAGTTGCAAGTGCTTTCAGACGAGGTTGGAGCAGGTCGCAGCCTGCTAATCTGCTGCTCCGCTTGGCGTGGGATTACGGCAGATCAGGCGGCAGAGCGTTTCCCGAATCTTTCCTTAAAAAAAATCCCCAAAATGATTTTGAAACGTTGCGAATGGGGACACGACGATTACAGCTTGAACGTCGCCAATCTTCCGATGGCAGAAGAAGAGCCTGAGCCAAGGTCGTCTGAAAACCAACCCGCCGCCAAAACCAAATCCGTGAAACGCAAAAGTGCGGTCGAAAATCAGGGCAGATTGTTTGATGGAGAGGATAGCGATGGGTAAGGAAATGGCGATGATGCCTGCCGATTATGTGCAATGGTTGGCAGATATTAAAAATCGAGTGTCGGCCGCGAGGCACAAAGCGGCTTTATCGGTAAATGCCGAGCTGGTATCGCTTTACTGGCATATCGGGCGGGGTATTTTGCAGCGGCAGGCAACGCAAGGCTGGGGTAGCAAAGTGATTGACCGCTTGGGGCGGGATTTGCGCGAGGAGTTTCCTGAAATGAAGGGTTTTTCCCGCGCCAACCTTATGTATATGCGGGCTTTTGCTGAAGCCTGGACTGATTTTGAAATTGTCCAACAGACTGTTGGACAATTGCCGTGGGGTCATAATGTGCTTTTGATTAACCGTATTAAGGAACAAGAAGCACGTTTATTTTATGTGCAGAAAGCGATAGCGGAAAATTGGTCGCGCGCCACATTAGAAGTCCACATTAAAAACCGCCTGCACGAGTGACAAGGAAAAGCCGTTACCAATTTTGCCGCCCGTTTGCCCGCGCCGACTTCCGCATTGGCACAAGAAACATTAAAAGATCCTTATTTGTTCGACTTTTTGAGTTTGGGAGAGGACACGCAAGAGCGGGAAATTGAAAACGCCTTAATGCAGCACATTACTCGTTTTCTGCTGGAACTGGGTAACGGCTTTGCTTTTGTTGGGCGGCAATACCGCTTGGAAGTGAACGGCGACGAGTTTTTTATTGATTTGCTGTTTTATCACACCCGCCTGAAATGCTATGTGGTGGTGGAATTAAAAGCCACGGCATTTAAGCCCGAACATGCAGGGCAATTGAATTTTTATTTGGCGGCAGTCGATGCACAAATAAAAGCCCCTGACGATCATCTAACCATCGGCTTGCTGTTGTGCAAAACGCAAAACCGCTTGGTGGCGGAATATGCCTTATCGGGTATAGACAAGCCGATAGGCATTGCAGAATACGAATTGGTGCGCGCACTGCCGGAACCTTTAGTAACGAATCTGCCGACAGTTGAACAGTTGGAAAATGAGTTGTCGGATTGGCAGGAAGAAAGAGATGAACTGTCTGGAAATTCGGAATAGTTCGAATTGTGTTGGCTTGCTACACAAAATTTTAGTTATTCGAAATTTTCGAGCAACTGATCACATATGGCAGTTTGGTCAGCTAAAAAATCCAGGCAGCTAAAGGAATAAAGATCAAATCAGTGATTAAGCTATTTTTAATTACTGAAAGCAAGAGATAAGAGATAAAACCATGAGCATCAGAACTCAAAACTATATCAACGGACGTTTGTCTTTGCGTGCACCGCAAGCAGAAAGTTTGGCGAAGTTAAAGCAGGCGTTAGATGCTGCACCGGAAATGGCGCAGAAAGATCGCGATGTAACGGCGGTGTTGAATACCTTAAAAGCCGAATTCCCAACCTTGCAGGATTTTGAGCGGGAATTTCCGTCATTATGCTTTGCCCTAGCAACAGGGGTGGGAAAAACTCGCCTAATGGGGGCATTTATCGCCTATCTACATTTGGCACACGGTATCAATAATTTTTTTGTACTTGCACCGAACCTGACGATTTATAACAAGCTGATTGCCGACTTTACACCGAATACGCCGAAATATGTGTTTAAAGGCATCAGTGAATTTGCGGTAAATCCACCCAAACTCATTAGCGGCGACAATTATGAACAGCAGAATTTGAGTATGGGGATGGATAATCTTTTTGGTGAGATTACCGTTAATGTATTCAACATTTCCAAAATCAACAGCGAGGTGCGCGGCGGCAAAGAGCCGAAAATCAAGCGGATGCGTGAAGTGCTGGGCGATAGTTATTTCAATTATCTGGCGGATCTGCCCGATTTGGTGTTGCTGATGGATGAATCACATCGCTATCGGGCGCAGGCGGGGATGCGAGCGATTAATGAATTAAATCCGCTTTTTGGCTTGGAGTTAACTGCTACGCCATTTGTGGAATCCACCAAAGCGCCTATTCCGTTCAAAAATGTGATTGTAGATTATCCGCTGGCTCGGGCAATGGACGATGGTTTTGTCAAAATGCCTGCGGTGGTTACGCAGCGCAATTTTGATGCGAAAAATTATACGCCCGAAGAAATTGAGAAAATCAAGTTAGAAGATGGCGTGCGTGTGCATGAAAACACCAAGGTCGAGCTTATGACTTATGCTCGGGAAAATAATGTTGCCGTGGTGAAGCCTTTTATGCTGGTGATTGCCCGCGATACCACGCACGCGGCGCAATTATTGTCTTTACTGGAATCGGACAACTTTTATAACGGGCGTTATAAGGGAAAAGTGATTCAGGTGGATTCGAGTAAATCAGGCAAAGACGAAGAAGAAATGATTGAACGACTTTTAGAGGTGGAGAGCGTGGATGAGCCGACGGAAATCGTGATTCATGTCAATATGCTCAAAGAGGGCTGGGACGTTACCAATCTTTATACCATCGTACCGCTGCGCGCTGCCAATGCTAGAACACTGATCGAGCAATCTATCGGACGCGGTTTGCGTCTGCCTTATGGAAAACGTACGGGAGTGGAAGTGGTGGATAGATTGAATATTATCGCCCACGACCGCTTTCAGGAAATCATCGATGAAGCCAATAAAGGTGATTCAGTGCTGAAATTGAAACAGGTGATTTTGGATGCACCAAGTGAGGACGATAAAAAAGTCAGCATGCAGGTGTATAGCAGTGTGGAAACGAAATTGGGATTGGCGGAAACGTCGTCTGAAAATACAAAACAAGGTGTTTCAGAAACCAATTCTTCAGTCGATTATCAGCCTGTTTTTAAAACTGAAAACGAAAAACGCATTGCCCGAAAGGTAATGGAAGCTGCTGCAAAATATGCTTCCCGTCCAAGTGAGGCTCCAACTTCCCAAGCATTATTGACAGTGGAAATCCGCGAAAAAATCGTTCAAGAAGTTCAGACGGCATTACAACCGGCTCAAGGGGAATTGCTAGTGGATGAGCTGGATATAGCTGAGATTGTTGCTAAAACCACAGAAACAATGGTGAATCAAACCATTGATATTCCTAGAATTACAGTTATACCCAGCGGGGAAGTCAGCACGGGATTCCATCCGTTCAAACTCGATTTAAGCAGCCTGCATCTACAACCGAGTGAACGTGAAATCACTATTCACAACCTGCACACCAACGAGCAAAGTAGCCTGTCTGCTGAATTGGGTATGAAAGAAAAACGCCCTGAAGACTATATTGTTTTTTCGCTGATGGATTTCGACGATATTGACTATTTCACCCAAGCTGACCTGCTTTACGATTTGGCGGGACAGATGGTGGTGCACCTACGTGCTTATTTATCCGAAGAGGAAGTTTTGAGTGTGCTGGATAAAGAACGTCGTCTGATTGCCCGTGAAATCCATGCGCAAATGATGGAGCATTTTTGGGAAAAAGTGGCAAGTTATGAAGCCCGCGTCAGTCAAGGATTTAGTACGCTCAAACCATGCAACTATACTGTTTCAGCTGATGAAGCGATTCATTCTGTGCGACAAACACCAAAAGATCTCAGCCGTATTAAGCAAATGCTGTTTGGCAGCTTTTCCAAATGTCTGTATCCCTTACAAAAATTCGACTCTGATACTGAACGCCGTTTTGCCGTGATTCTGGAACGAGACGCGCAAAAATGGTTCAAACCTGCCCAAGGCCAATTCCAGATTTACTGGAAATCAGGTTTCGATTCTAAAGAATATATCCCTGATTTTGTTGTAGAAACAGAAGATTCTATCTGGCTTGTTGAAACTAAAGCAGGTAAAGATTTAAAAGATCCTGAAGTTTTGGCAAAAGCTGATGCAGCTTTTGAATGGTGCAAACATGCTACGGATTATGCGTTGCAGCACAATGGTAAGCATTGGCGTTATGTACTGATTCCGCATGATGAAGTTGCCGAATCAAAAAAAATGGCAGATTTTTTAAGATTTGAGAAAAAGTCTGTCTAAAGCAGATCGTACTTGATAAAAAAGTTGTGGATTGGGACTAAAGTTTATAGGTTATCAGAGACCTTTGCAAAATTCCCCAAAATCCCCTAAATTCCCACTAAGACATTTAGGGGATTTTCCATGAGCACCTTCTTCCAGCAAACCGCACAAGCCATGATTGCCAAACACATCGACCGCTTCCCACTATTGAAGTTGGATCAGGTGATTGATTGGCAACCGATCGAACAATACCTGAATCGTCAAAGAACCCGTTACCTCCGAGACCACCGCGGCCGTCCCGCCTATCCCCTGTTGTCCATGTTCAAAGCCGTCCTGCTCGGCCAATGGCACAGCCTCTCCGATCCCGAACTCGAACACAGCCTTATTACCCGCATCGATTTCAACCTGTTTTGCCGTTTTGACGAACTGAATATCCCCGATTACAGCACCTTATGTCGCTACCGCAACTGGCTGGCGCAAGACAATACCCTGTCAGAACTGCTGGAACTGATCAACCGCCAACTGACCGAAAAAGGCTTAAAAGTAGAGAAAGCATCCGCCGCCGTCATTGACGCCACCATTATTCAGACCGTCGGCAGCAAACAGCGCCAGGCTATAGAAGTCGATGAGGAAGGACAAGTCAGCGGCCAAACCACACCGAGTAAGGACAAAGATGCCCGCTGGACAAAGAAAAACGGCCTCTACAAACTCGGTTACAAACAACACACCCGTACCGATGAGGAAGGCTATATCGAGAAACTGCACATCACCCCCGCCAATGCCCATGAGTGCAAACACCTGTCGCCTTTGTTGGAAGGGTTACCCAAAGGTACGACCGTCTATGCCGATAAAGGCTATGACAGTGAGGAAAACCGGCAACATCTGGAAGAGCATCGGTTACTGGATGGTATTATGCGCAAAGCCCACCGCAAACATCCGCTGTCGGAAGCGCAAACCAAACGCAACCGATATTTGTCAAAGACCCGTTATGTGGTCGAACAAAGCTTCGGTACGCTGCACCGTAAATTCCGCTATGCGCGGGCAGCCTACTTCGGACTGAGCAAAGTGAGTGTACAAAGCCATCTGAAGGCGATGTGTTTGAACCTTTTGAAAGCCGCCAACAGGCTAAGTGCGCCTGTTGCTGCCTAAAAGGCGGCCGGATGCCTGATTATCAGGTATCCAAGAGGATTAAGAGGGTATTTGAGTAGAGTCAGCGGATATTTGAAACAAAAACAGCCGAAAATCTTTGTTTTGGTTTCGGCTGTTGGGGAAAAAGGAATTTTGCAAAGGCCTCTATCAGTAAAAATTAGCCTCCCTTGGGAGAAGCATCGACAAAATCCGCCATATCCCAACCATCATCGTCCAAGGCCGCTACGACCTATGCACCCCTATGCAAAGCGCGTGGGAACTCTCGCAAGCCTTTCCTGAAGCAGAATTGAGAATCGTCCAAGCAGGCCACTCTTCTTTTGATCCTTCGCTTTCCGAAGCTTTGGTAAAAGCAGTAGAG
This region of Neisseria subflava genomic DNA includes:
- a CDS encoding DUF1016 domain-containing protein, which produces MPAPTSALAQETLKDPYLFDFLSLGEDTQEREIENALMQHITRFLLELGNGFAFVGRQYRLEVNGDEFFIDLLFYHTRLKCYVVVELKATAFKPEHAGQLNFYLAAVDAQIKAPDDHLTIGLLLCKTQNRLVAEYALSGIDKPIGIAEYELVRALPEPLVTNLPTVEQLENELSDWQEERDELSGNSE
- a CDS encoding site-specific DNA-methyltransferase → MTKQKLELTWIGKHKRPKLEARILLEEPEKSYHAKVRSESAAFDNRLIFGDNLLALKALEQEFTGKVKCVFIDPPFNTGSAFEHYDDGVEHSIWLGLMRDRFQIFKNLLSNDGVLAVHLDDSEMAYCKVLLDEIFGRLNYCNTITMTTNDPSGFKATGSTVFSTANYLLLYAKDKSTKPLTKLFIPKGYDSGYNKYLVNKEDDFLNWKWIGIADAVSQNLGFDSVSAAKKEYGEYFEDEISNFAIANADRIFQLVAIGGGAAIKRRETINESKKERDKVFVHPNEDVPDFYIANGRQLVFYDKRLVEIDNERVPAELITDVWTDISWNGIANEGGVDFKNGKKPEALLKRVLEMATNKGDLILDSFAGSGTTGAVAHKMGRRWIMVELGEHCHTHIIPRLQKVIDGEDQGGISKAVNWQGEADSAISALRRH
- a CDS encoding IS5 family transposase, with translation MSTFFQQTAQAMIAKHIDRFPLLKLDQVIDWQPIEQYLNRQRTRYLRDHRGRPAYPLLSMFKAVLLGQWHSLSDPELEHSLITRIDFNLFCRFDELNIPDYSTLCRYRNWLAQDNTLSELLELINRQLTEKGLKVEKASAAVIDATIIQTVGSKQRQAIEVDEEGQVSGQTTPSKDKDARWTKKNGLYKLGYKQHTRTDEEGYIEKLHITPANAHECKHLSPLLEGLPKGTTVYADKGYDSEENRQHLEEHRLLDGIMRKAHRKHPLSEAQTKRNRYLSKTRYVVEQSFGTLHRKFRYARAAYFGLSKVSVQSHLKAMCLNLLKAANRLSAPVAA
- a CDS encoding DEAD/DEAH box helicase — encoded protein: MSIRTQNYINGRLSLRAPQAESLAKLKQALDAAPEMAQKDRDVTAVLNTLKAEFPTLQDFEREFPSLCFALATGVGKTRLMGAFIAYLHLAHGINNFFVLAPNLTIYNKLIADFTPNTPKYVFKGISEFAVNPPKLISGDNYEQQNLSMGMDNLFGEITVNVFNISKINSEVRGGKEPKIKRMREVLGDSYFNYLADLPDLVLLMDESHRYRAQAGMRAINELNPLFGLELTATPFVESTKAPIPFKNVIVDYPLARAMDDGFVKMPAVVTQRNFDAKNYTPEEIEKIKLEDGVRVHENTKVELMTYARENNVAVVKPFMLVIARDTTHAAQLLSLLESDNFYNGRYKGKVIQVDSSKSGKDEEEMIERLLEVESVDEPTEIVIHVNMLKEGWDVTNLYTIVPLRAANARTLIEQSIGRGLRLPYGKRTGVEVVDRLNIIAHDRFQEIIDEANKGDSVLKLKQVILDAPSEDDKKVSMQVYSSVETKLGLAETSSENTKQGVSETNSSVDYQPVFKTENEKRIARKVMEAAAKYASRPSEAPTSQALLTVEIREKIVQEVQTALQPAQGELLVDELDIAEIVAKTTETMVNQTIDIPRITVIPSGEVSTGFHPFKLDLSSLHLQPSEREITIHNLHTNEQSSLSAELGMKEKRPEDYIVFSLMDFDDIDYFTQADLLYDLAGQMVVHLRAYLSEEEVLSVLDKERRLIAREIHAQMMEHFWEKVASYEARVSQGFSTLKPCNYTVSADEAIHSVRQTPKDLSRIKQMLFGSFSKCLYPLQKFDSDTERRFAVILERDAQKWFKPAQGQFQIYWKSGFDSKEYIPDFVVETEDSIWLVETKAGKDLKDPEVLAKADAAFEWCKHATDYALQHNGKHWRYVLIPHDEVAESKKMADFLRFEKKSV
- a CDS encoding DUF1016 N-terminal domain-containing protein; protein product: MGKEMAMMPADYVQWLADIKNRVSAARHKAALSVNAELVSLYWHIGRGILQRQATQGWGSKVIDRLGRDLREEFPEMKGFSRANLMYMRAFAEAWTDFEIVQQTVGQLPWGHNVLLINRIKEQEARLFYVQKAIAENWSRATLEVHIKNRLHE